A segment of the Toxotes jaculatrix isolate fToxJac2 chromosome 2, fToxJac2.pri, whole genome shotgun sequence genome:
TTGGTGTTTTTTGGAAACAactcatggttcccagaggatggaTCCTAATGAACCTGGTGATCCCCTGCTTTTCCCTGTAGCaccatgaggttcacatttgtgAATTTATGTTGTTTCTTTATACGGTATGTCTAACATGGATTCACCATGGCACTTGATTCACAGACTGATGATTTTCATGAACTCCACATGTTGACAAAGATGCAGTGACAAGCATTACCCATAATCAAtcccctctctttcccctctcatCCCTAGACGCCAGATAAATACTCCCCAGAAAAGGCAGCCAAGAAGAGCAAGGTCCATCTCTTCCTGTCCCTGAGTGGGAtagacattttggaaaacaaaaccaaggTGTGTGACAAAAGTGTTTGAGCTATGATACCAGTCCAAAGATGCAGACAATTTAATTACACCTCTCGCTTTCTTTGGCCTTGAATCACCACTGTACATCTTCTCATTGTCTTTTCTATCCCCAGTTTTTGTTGTACACGTGCCCTCTCTCCACTGTTTCCTTCTGTGCTCTCCTGCCGTCCTCACCCAAAGTCTTTGGCTTCGTAGCCAGACACCCTGCGGCAGACATGTATCACTGTTATCTGTTCCAGAGCAAGAAGTTTGTGAGTATTCCCAGTACAGCTTAACAGACACTATGTACTCTCTACAGGAATAATGTggtgatttattgttttcattttagtaGATAAGACAATCCATAATGTTACTACTGGAAAACAATATGATAAATAAGATGTTCAGGCTTCAGGTTCAGTCTCAGGCATGAATTTcctaaatgttttttcagtctCATGTGCTGGTCTCTGTTATTGGGGATGCCTTCCGAGCATCGAAAAAGGAGGAGAACACCAGGGGAGGACGAGACCTGATAGTGGAGGCGCTCAGACATAAGGTTAGTTCCACTCTTTGCTCATTACTTTCAGGGCTAAGATAATTCTTTTCCAGGTCAAGCCATTTCAGGTTGTTATGGTAGGGACTTTATTCCAGTTTGTTCTAAATAGGTGATTGGTTTCTTTTAATGGCTGAACTTAAAGGGTGTCTCTGTAGATTCTCACTCATCCGTGCCATGGTTATCCAAGAGGAATTGAATTGAGGTAGTCCTAAACACAGGGGACTGCCATGCCAGGGTCACCACACTAAGTAGATACACTAACACATATGAAACACTGAGGCAAGATTGAATCCGTGAAGGCATGAAAAAGGCCATAGATTGTCTACAACAGCTACAGAAGAAACAATTTCCCATGAACAATATCATCCCTTGTATCCTGAAGGGGCCATCTCATGCATGTATGGGTTCCCTAAGATTCCCTAAGGAGGAGCCCTCTGCATATCCATTATCAGCAGCATTAGCTCAGTTACTGACATCCTCACCATATTCAAAACTCCATGAACTACTTGGACAAGGTTTGAAGATTGAACCTGTACCCAGGTGTAACCATGGTGTCCTACGATGTGATCTCGTTGTTTACAGCACATTTCTCAGTTTTACAGCTGCCCGCTCTTTCTCATTCTTCTTCAGAATaaagtgctgcagagagagaattCTGAGCTGAAGCGGAGGCTCGCAGGACAGCCCAACTAACAGTGTATGTTGTTGCAtttctacacacacaaatacaaatgtacgtactttgcaacattgcacataTTTGTACAGTCTGTCCTCTCTtagtactttctttctttttttttatttagcatgTTTCGCTTGCGTGTCCAAGTCTTCtgttttgcaccaacaacacaaTGTCAAATTCTTGTACGTGTAACAGACCTGGCaacaaagtgtttctgatttttttttttttttttttttttttgtgatttctgaCTTGTGATGTATAAGTAACTGTTTTAAATACAGCACTTCCCCTCAGAAAAACCTTTAAGTAAATACtggaacacagaaaaaagaaagaggagcgAACATCTGTAGAAggaatatttaaattaaaactggCACTGAGAATGCAAAAAAGTacttttgttcttatttttctgACTGTAGAGTCCACTGTAATTGTGTTATGTACATCCAcaacagcagagggcagcaacaagctcctcctcctctaccgTTATACCACATTATTggaaactgcagctgcagtaacATGCAGCCTTCACAGTGCCGGAAATAGCGGGTGTAATTGTTGTGTACACACGAAGAGCCAAATAAAGTCTTGAACACCACTGTGAAAAGGACAAGTTTACATGGGGAACGGATTGCTGTGTGACTGTAACTAAGAACGGACTCATAAGAACCGAGAATGTATTTAATgttgtaattttatttaaaaagaaaataatagttTTATGTAAAATAATTGTTTGCAACTGTACATCAACTGGATAAGACACCGAACTTGCATGTctggtttgctgtgttttcttgtttggcCTCTATAAACTCTATAATGCACTCGAAGCTATATAAACCACTTGAATGCGAGTCGAGT
Coding sequences within it:
- the LOC121199391 gene encoding PTB domain-containing engulfment adapter protein 1-like, which codes for MSDVSEDDNEISFRVKFLGRVEVVRPNGLQVLDEAAEILKTPDKYSPEKAAKKSKVHLFLSLSGIDILENKTKFLLYTCPLSTVSFCALLPSSPKVFGFVARHPAADMYHCYLFQSKKFSHVLVSVIGDAFRASKKEENTRGGRDLIVEALRHKNKVLQRENSELKRRLAGQPN